A single Sphingomonas kaistensis DNA region contains:
- a CDS encoding type II toxin-antitoxin system RatA family toxin: MPRHSEQRFLPYTPDQLFDLVADVKRYDEFLPWVTAVRVRSSSETEMVADLIVGFGAFRERFTSRVAKERPGRITVDYVEGPLKFLHNEWRFEPAEGGTNLGFTVDFAFKNRIFEAVAGQVFDRALRKMTNAFEERANALYGSSNSSAHSAA; this comes from the coding sequence ATGCCTCGTCACAGCGAACAGCGCTTCCTGCCCTATACGCCCGACCAATTGTTCGACCTCGTCGCGGACGTGAAGCGCTATGACGAGTTCCTGCCGTGGGTCACCGCGGTCAGGGTGCGCTCATCGAGCGAGACCGAGATGGTGGCCGATCTGATCGTCGGTTTCGGTGCCTTTCGCGAGCGATTCACCAGCCGGGTGGCAAAGGAGCGGCCGGGGCGGATCACGGTCGATTATGTCGAGGGACCGCTCAAGTTTCTGCACAACGAATGGCGGTTCGAGCCTGCCGAGGGCGGCACCAATCTCGGCTTCACGGTCGATTTCGCGTTCAAGAACCGGATTTTCGAGGCGGTCGCGGGCCAGGTGTTCGATCGCGCGCTGCGCAAGATGACCAACGCCTTCGAAGAGCGGGCAAACGCGCTCTACGGTTCGAGCAATTCCAGCGCGCACAGCGCCGCCTGA
- a CDS encoding CinA family protein encodes MDSLLPSELVDKAREVIEKNRAAGRRIAVAESCTGGLVSAALTEVPGSSAVFEAGYVTYANEAKMAALGVSEDVLGTFGAVSIATAWAMAKGALARSGADVAVAITGIAGPEGGSAAKPVGTVVFARAERGQSDDAIIADTKLFDAATGRSGVRLQAALCALELLEP; translated from the coding sequence ATGGACTCGCTGCTTCCATCCGAACTTGTCGACAAGGCCCGCGAGGTCATCGAGAAGAATCGTGCTGCCGGACGCCGGATCGCGGTGGCCGAAAGCTGCACCGGCGGCCTCGTCAGCGCCGCCCTCACGGAAGTGCCCGGCAGCAGCGCCGTGTTCGAAGCGGGCTATGTGACCTACGCCAATGAAGCCAAGATGGCGGCGCTCGGCGTGTCCGAAGACGTCCTCGGCACCTTCGGCGCGGTCAGCATCGCGACCGCCTGGGCGATGGCCAAAGGCGCGCTGGCGCGCTCGGGCGCGGATGTCGCAGTGGCGATCACCGGCATCGCCGGTCCCGAAGGCGGCAGCGCGGCCAAGCCCGTCGGCACCGTCGTCTTCGCCCGCGCCGAGCGCGGCCAAAGCGACGACGCGATCATCGCCGACACCAAATTGTTCGACGCCGCCACCGGACGGTCGGGGGTTCGGCTTCAGGCGGCGCTGTGCGCGCTGGAATTGCTCGAACCGTAG
- a CDS encoding bifunctional 2-C-methyl-D-erythritol 4-phosphate cytidylyltransferase/2-C-methyl-D-erythritol 2,4-cyclodiphosphate synthase yields MDKVTALIVAAGSGTRMGADTPKQYRRLAGKPLVRHAVEALARHPRITAVRVVIGAGQQELAREALAGLDVGPLITGGAERADSVRAGLAEIEDGIVLVHDAARPFCPPEVVDRLIDALGKADGAVPVLPVADTLAKGDSELRGTVNRTQLLRIQTPQAFHLEDLRYAYDEAGTGAPTDESTVMQHAGLKVATVAGDENLFKLTSPRDWERAEMMLAARMISRSGSGFDVHAFEGTGPLIMGGIVIDHPQGLAGHSDADVVLHAITDALLGAAALGDIGQHFPPSDPQWKGASSDRFLRHAADLIEARGGIIDHVDCTVICEAPKVGPHRAAMQARVAEILGLRPDAVSIKATTTEQLGFTGRREGIASSAIATIRLPA; encoded by the coding sequence GTGGACAAGGTCACCGCCCTCATCGTCGCCGCCGGCTCCGGCACCCGCATGGGCGCCGACACGCCCAAGCAGTATCGCCGTCTCGCCGGCAAACCGCTTGTTCGCCATGCGGTGGAAGCGCTTGCCAGGCATCCGCGGATTACGGCGGTCAGGGTCGTGATCGGCGCCGGCCAGCAAGAACTCGCCCGCGAAGCACTCGCCGGGCTGGACGTCGGACCCCTTATCACCGGCGGCGCCGAGCGCGCCGACAGCGTTCGCGCGGGTCTTGCCGAGATCGAGGACGGCATCGTGCTCGTCCACGACGCCGCCCGCCCCTTCTGCCCGCCTGAGGTCGTCGACCGCCTGATCGACGCGCTGGGCAAGGCCGATGGCGCGGTCCCGGTGCTCCCGGTCGCCGATACGCTGGCCAAGGGCGACAGCGAACTCCGCGGCACGGTCAATCGCACTCAGCTCCTTCGCATCCAGACCCCGCAGGCCTTTCACCTCGAGGACCTGCGCTACGCCTATGACGAAGCAGGCACGGGCGCGCCGACCGACGAATCCACCGTCATGCAGCATGCGGGCCTCAAGGTCGCGACCGTGGCCGGGGATGAGAATCTGTTCAAATTGACGTCGCCAAGAGATTGGGAACGCGCCGAAATGATGCTTGCCGCTCGAATGATCAGTCGCTCCGGCAGCGGCTTCGACGTCCACGCCTTCGAAGGAACCGGTCCGCTGATCATGGGCGGGATCGTCATCGACCATCCACAGGGTCTTGCCGGGCACAGCGACGCTGACGTGGTCCTGCATGCCATCACCGACGCTCTACTCGGTGCCGCGGCGCTGGGCGATATCGGACAGCATTTCCCGCCGTCCGATCCGCAATGGAAGGGTGCTTCGAGCGATCGTTTCCTTCGCCATGCCGCCGACCTGATTGAGGCCAGGGGCGGGATCATCGATCATGTCGATTGCACGGTCATTTGCGAAGCGCCCAAGGTCGGCCCGCACCGCGCCGCCATGCAGGCGCGGGTGGCTGAGATCCTCGGTCTTCGGCCGGATGCGGTCAGCATCAAGGCGACCACCACCGAACAGCTAGGTTTCACCGGCCGCCGCGAAGGCATAGCGTCCTCAGCGATCGCCACCATCCGCCTGCCAGCCTAA
- the dusB gene encoding tRNA dihydrouridine synthase DusB — translation MDSFKPISIGPVRIDAPVILAPMTGVSDLPFRKIVKRFGAGLTVSEMIASQAAIRETRQSLQKALWDPSEEPVSLQLAGCSPIEMADAAKLNEQRGAAIIDINMGCPVKKVVNGDAGSALMRDLPLAAAIIEATVKAVKVPVTVKMRMGWCHDSLNAPELARIAEDLGAQMITVHGRTRNQMYKGSADWRFVRSVKEAVSLPVIVNGDINSREDAREALAQSGADGVMIGRGAYGRPWLLGQVLADLAGGERPDPTMDEQLAIILEQYDAMQSLYGAHTGVNLARKHIGWYTKGLHGSAEFRQKVNTIDDPKMVVQMLRDFYAPWLSKAAA, via the coding sequence ATGGACAGCTTCAAGCCTATCTCGATCGGTCCGGTCCGCATCGACGCGCCGGTCATTCTGGCACCGATGACGGGCGTCAGCGACTTGCCATTCCGCAAGATCGTCAAGCGCTTCGGCGCCGGGCTGACGGTCAGCGAGATGATCGCCAGCCAGGCCGCGATCCGCGAGACGCGGCAGAGCCTGCAAAAGGCGCTGTGGGATCCGAGTGAGGAGCCGGTCAGCCTTCAGCTCGCCGGATGCAGTCCCATCGAGATGGCCGACGCGGCGAAGCTCAACGAGCAGCGCGGCGCGGCGATCATCGACATCAACATGGGCTGCCCGGTCAAGAAGGTGGTGAACGGCGACGCCGGTTCCGCGCTGATGCGCGACCTGCCGCTGGCCGCCGCGATCATTGAGGCGACGGTCAAGGCCGTCAAAGTGCCGGTCACGGTGAAGATGCGGATGGGCTGGTGTCATGACAGTCTGAATGCGCCCGAGCTCGCGCGGATCGCCGAAGACCTTGGTGCTCAGATGATCACCGTTCACGGCCGCACCCGCAACCAGATGTACAAGGGCTCGGCCGACTGGCGCTTCGTCCGCAGCGTCAAGGAAGCGGTCAGCCTGCCGGTCATCGTCAACGGCGACATCAACAGCCGCGAGGACGCGCGCGAGGCTTTGGCTCAGTCGGGCGCTGACGGTGTGATGATCGGTCGTGGAGCCTATGGCCGGCCGTGGCTGCTGGGGCAGGTGCTGGCCGATCTGGCGGGTGGCGAGCGACCCGATCCAACCATGGACGAACAGCTGGCGATCATCCTCGAGCAATATGACGCCATGCAGTCACTCTACGGCGCGCACACCGGCGTGAATCTCGCCCGCAAGCATATCGGCTGGTATACCAAGGGTTTGCACGGGTCGGCCGAATTCCGGCAGAAGGTCAATACGATCGACGACCCCAAGATGGTGGTGCAGATGCTGCGCGACTTTTACGCGCCGTGGCTGAGCAAGGCGGCGGCCTGA
- a CDS encoding sensor histidine kinase has product MDARSSASTLDQPPSLKRWLVTERANGRFYRVLELVAAALLLVMLGSSYATLARGDPTEMASPPLIALLLVGNLIPAILLMVLLTRRLAVKRAAQGELGTGLLHTRLVALFSIIAAVPTVLVAIFASFLLQSGLEFWFSNKARGMLENSVQIARGAYQQEVDRVAAETTTMAVDVVRILLPRYSLDDIRFADAFARSQVLPRNLSEAIIFTVGDDGEVRTQVLINPYDRPLDRLITPAKLKQLEGREWVEVNSGDRVGTLTRIPESDGLYLYSARVFEPALKQQLDRADSVLIDYRTLQERARLYQLRFNAALLLGSLIIVGLAIVVALRLADRLVRPLGGLVTAAGRVEEGDFSARVAVNRKDDEIGVLAAAFNRMTSRLEEQTGALKAVNTQLDTRRAFIEAVLGSVTAGVIALDNERRILLTNRSAEALLQHGAEGIEERALHEVSHELEEFLCGDQREADVLVRAEGGQRTLAVKRVRYADGWVLTFDDITEQLADQRRAAWSDIARRIAHEIKNPLTPIQLAAERIQRRFGKEVQSDPETFGRLTETIVRQVGDLRRMVDEFSNFARMPKPKFKDENVHDIARTSLFLHEVAHPEITFTLDPPQGDIRMICDRGQLGQALTNVVKNAVEAIESRRNRGEHSLEGDRIAMRLAKDERQLVMDLTDTGIGLPEDRERLTEPYMTTRVRGTGLGLAIVKKIVEEHGGEIAFLDRAGGGTHVRIAFDLARLALLAEAAEQSQDEESA; this is encoded by the coding sequence ATGGATGCCCGCTCGTCCGCTTCCACCCTTGATCAGCCGCCCAGCCTGAAGCGCTGGCTGGTGACCGAACGGGCGAACGGTCGCTTTTACCGCGTTCTGGAACTGGTTGCCGCTGCCCTGCTTCTCGTGATGCTGGGGTCGAGCTATGCGACGCTGGCGCGCGGCGACCCGACCGAGATGGCCTCGCCGCCGCTGATTGCGCTGCTGCTGGTCGGCAACCTGATCCCCGCGATCCTGTTGATGGTGTTGCTGACGCGGCGCCTTGCCGTGAAACGCGCGGCGCAAGGCGAGCTCGGCACCGGCTTGCTACACACCCGGCTGGTGGCGTTGTTCTCGATCATTGCCGCCGTGCCGACGGTGCTGGTCGCCATTTTCGCTTCCTTTCTGCTGCAATCGGGATTGGAATTCTGGTTTTCGAACAAGGCGCGGGGCATGCTGGAGAACAGCGTGCAGATTGCCCGGGGGGCCTATCAGCAGGAAGTCGACCGGGTGGCGGCCGAGACGACGACCATGGCGGTCGACGTCGTTCGCATCCTGCTGCCGCGTTATTCGCTCGACGACATCCGCTTCGCCGACGCCTTTGCCCGCTCGCAGGTGCTTCCGCGTAACCTCAGCGAAGCCATCATCTTCACCGTCGGCGATGACGGCGAGGTGCGCACGCAGGTCCTGATCAATCCCTACGACCGACCGCTGGACCGGCTCATCACGCCGGCCAAGTTGAAGCAGCTCGAGGGGCGGGAATGGGTCGAGGTCAATTCCGGCGACCGGGTCGGGACACTGACTCGCATTCCCGAAAGCGACGGGCTGTATCTTTATTCGGCGCGGGTGTTCGAGCCTGCGCTCAAGCAACAGCTCGACCGGGCCGACAGCGTGCTGATCGATTATCGGACGCTTCAGGAACGGGCGCGGCTGTATCAGCTGCGCTTCAATGCTGCGTTGCTGCTCGGCTCGCTGATCATCGTCGGGCTGGCGATCGTTGTCGCGCTGCGGCTGGCCGATCGGCTGGTACGGCCGCTCGGCGGATTGGTGACCGCTGCCGGGCGGGTGGAAGAAGGCGACTTTTCGGCCCGCGTGGCGGTCAATCGCAAGGACGACGAGATCGGGGTTCTGGCGGCTGCCTTTAACCGCATGACCAGTCGTCTCGAAGAGCAGACCGGCGCGCTGAAAGCCGTGAATACGCAGCTCGATACGCGGCGTGCCTTCATCGAGGCGGTGCTGGGGTCGGTGACTGCTGGCGTCATCGCGCTCGACAACGAGCGCCGCATCCTGCTCACCAATCGCTCGGCGGAGGCCCTGCTTCAGCATGGCGCCGAGGGAATCGAGGAGCGCGCGCTGCACGAGGTCAGCCATGAGCTCGAGGAGTTTCTCTGCGGTGATCAGCGCGAGGCCGATGTGCTGGTCCGGGCCGAGGGCGGGCAGCGGACTCTGGCGGTCAAGCGCGTGCGCTATGCCGATGGCTGGGTGCTGACCTTCGACGACATCACCGAGCAGCTCGCCGATCAGCGCCGGGCGGCCTGGTCCGACATTGCGCGGCGCATCGCGCATGAGATCAAGAACCCGCTGACCCCGATCCAGCTTGCCGCCGAGCGCATTCAGCGTCGGTTTGGCAAGGAAGTGCAAAGCGATCCCGAAACCTTCGGGCGACTTACCGAAACCATCGTCCGCCAGGTCGGCGACCTGCGCCGGATGGTCGACGAATTCAGCAATTTCGCGCGGATGCCCAAACCGAAATTCAAGGACGAGAACGTCCACGATATCGCTCGCACCAGCCTCTTCCTGCACGAAGTGGCGCATCCGGAAATCACCTTCACGCTCGATCCGCCGCAGGGCGATATCCGCATGATCTGCGATCGCGGTCAGCTTGGTCAGGCCCTGACCAATGTCGTGAAGAATGCGGTGGAAGCGATTGAAAGCAGGCGTAATCGCGGTGAGCACAGCCTTGAAGGCGATCGCATCGCCATGCGTTTGGCGAAGGACGAGCGGCAGCTGGTGATGGACCTGACCGACACCGGTATCGGCCTGCCTGAGGATCGCGAACGACTGACCGAACCTTATATGACGACGCGGGTGCGGGGCACCGGTCTTGGCCTCGCCATCGTCAAGAAGATCGTCGAGGAGCATGGCGGCGAGATCGCCTTTCTCGACCGCGCAGGCGGCGGCACCCATGTCCGCATCGCCTTTGACCTTGCCCGCCTGGCCCTCCTGGCCGAGGCGGCCGAACAATCCCAAGACGAGGAGTCAGCCTAA
- a CDS encoding sigma-54 dependent transcriptional regulator — MALEVLVVDDEADIRELVAGVLEDEGYAVRSAANSTEALDAIESRRPSLVLLDVWLQGSRMDGLQILAEVKRRDPSLPVLMISGHGNLDTAVAAIREGAIDFIEKPFEASRLLHLVGRATETDRLRRENADLKLRVGTEDQLNGSSIAINTVRATLKRVAPTGSRVLITGPAGVGKEIAARTIHNWSTRASGPFVTVAAARMDPDRVEEELFGSENDGVARPGFLEQAHGGTLFLDEIADMPLTTQGKILRVLTDQSFTRVGGQRPVKVDVRVLSATSRNLSEEIAAGRFREDLYYRLNVVPVRIPPLRERREDIPELSTHYLARFATERRMPPPNLSDEALAALQAHDWPGNVRQLRNIIERTVIMAPGDRLARIDVDMLPTEVLDSGGSGGLSSATLSIMGSPLREARESFEREYLRVQIRRFSGNISRTASFIGMERSALHRKLKALGLGDKGQNGEEER; from the coding sequence ATGGCACTTGAAGTGCTGGTGGTCGACGATGAGGCCGACATTCGTGAACTGGTTGCCGGCGTGCTCGAGGATGAGGGCTATGCCGTTCGCTCCGCCGCCAATTCGACCGAAGCGCTGGACGCGATCGAAAGCCGCCGCCCGAGCCTCGTGCTGCTCGACGTGTGGCTGCAAGGCTCGCGGATGGACGGGTTGCAGATCCTCGCCGAGGTGAAGCGGCGCGACCCTTCGCTACCGGTGCTGATGATCAGCGGTCACGGCAATCTCGACACCGCGGTGGCCGCGATCCGTGAGGGCGCGATCGACTTCATCGAAAAACCGTTCGAGGCGAGCCGCCTTCTTCATCTCGTCGGCCGCGCGACCGAGACCGATCGCCTCCGCCGCGAAAACGCCGACCTGAAGCTGCGGGTCGGGACCGAGGATCAGCTCAACGGCTCGTCGATCGCGATCAACACCGTGCGCGCGACCCTGAAGCGGGTGGCGCCGACCGGCAGCCGGGTGCTGATCACCGGCCCGGCAGGCGTGGGCAAGGAGATTGCCGCGCGCACCATTCACAATTGGAGCACGCGGGCGTCAGGTCCCTTTGTCACCGTCGCCGCTGCTCGCATGGATCCGGACCGGGTCGAGGAAGAGTTGTTCGGCTCTGAGAACGACGGCGTCGCCCGTCCTGGTTTCCTTGAGCAGGCGCATGGCGGGACCCTGTTCCTCGACGAGATCGCCGATATGCCGCTCACCACGCAGGGCAAGATCCTGCGGGTGCTCACGGACCAGAGCTTCACGCGTGTCGGTGGGCAGCGTCCGGTCAAGGTCGACGTGCGCGTTCTTTCGGCCACCTCGCGCAACCTGTCGGAGGAAATCGCCGCAGGACGTTTTCGCGAGGACCTTTATTACCGCCTCAATGTGGTTCCAGTTCGCATCCCGCCCCTGCGCGAGCGACGCGAGGATATTCCGGAGCTCAGCACGCATTATCTCGCCCGTTTCGCCACCGAGCGCCGAATGCCGCCGCCCAACCTGTCTGACGAAGCGCTGGCCGCACTCCAGGCACATGACTGGCCGGGCAACGTCCGCCAGCTTCGCAACATCATCGAACGCACGGTGATCATGGCCCCGGGCGATCGGCTGGCGCGGATCGACGTCGACATGCTGCCGACCGAAGTGCTCGACAGCGGCGGTTCGGGCGGGCTGTCGTCGGCGACGCTGTCGATCATGGGCTCGCCCCTGCGCGAAGCGCGCGAGAGCTTCGAACGCGAATATCTCCGCGTCCAGATCCGCCGTTTTTCGGGGAACATCAGCCGCACGGCGAGTTTCATCGGGATGGAGCGCTCAGCCCTGCACCGAAAGCTCAAGGCGCTCGGCCTCGGCGACAAGGGACAGAATGGCGAGGAGGAGCGTTAA
- the hfq gene encoding RNA chaperone Hfq has translation MPSKSLSLQDHFLNSLRRSKTPVTIFLVKGVKLTGVITWFDAFSLLLRREGVAQLIYKHAMSTILPAETPTDIDLASFRGDGLEEGRATLQDLFLAAAIHERAAMTVFLVNGVMLQGEVVAFNRFSMLLGRGNQVQLVYKHAVSTMQPAHSLQLGAADPDGGEGE, from the coding sequence ATGCCGTCCAAGTCGCTCAGTTTACAGGATCATTTTCTCAACAGCCTTCGCCGCTCCAAAACGCCCGTCACTATCTTCCTGGTCAAGGGTGTGAAGTTGACGGGGGTGATCACTTGGTTCGACGCTTTTTCGCTGCTGCTTCGACGCGAGGGCGTGGCGCAGCTTATCTACAAGCACGCGATGTCGACCATCCTGCCGGCCGAGACCCCAACCGACATCGATCTCGCCAGCTTTCGTGGTGACGGGCTGGAAGAGGGGAGGGCGACGCTGCAGGACCTGTTCCTTGCCGCCGCCATCCACGAGCGCGCGGCGATGACGGTGTTCCTAGTGAATGGTGTCATGCTGCAGGGCGAAGTGGTGGCCTTCAATCGTTTCTCGATGCTGCTTGGCCGCGGCAATCAGGTGCAGCTCGTCTACAAGCATGCGGTGTCCACCATGCAGCCGGCGCATTCGCTCCAACTCGGCGCAGCGGATCCTGACGGCGGGGAGGGCGAATGA
- the hflX gene encoding GTPase HflX → MSTGFDRAGGDGLRRGERALVVLPDRSSEPNARTTDARLEEAAGLAEAISLDVADRVYFRIRQPRPATLFGKGQVEEIAARAEAAEAKVLVVDAALTPVQQKNLEDGTKAKVIDRTGLILEIFGERAATAEGRLQVELAHLDYQAGRLVRSWTHLERQRGGFGFLGGPGETQIEADRRLIRDRMARIRKELEQVKRTRALHRDRRKRAPWPVIALVGYTNAGKSTLFNRLTKAAVLAEDLLFATLDPTMREIQLPGFDKAILSDTVGFVSNLPTELVAAFRATLEEVASADLILHVRDIHHPDSDAQKTDVEQVLTSLGLGEGDGGPPRLEVWNKIDLLGGDDQEAVLNEAARRDDVVTLSALSGEGTDGLFTRMGQMLREGASVHHLRLPAGDGQRIAWLHRSGEVLDSRSEGDEMFLAVRLSPENWQRWQSL, encoded by the coding sequence ATGAGCACCGGGTTCGATCGCGCCGGCGGCGACGGCCTGCGCCGCGGCGAGCGCGCGCTGGTAGTGCTGCCCGATCGATCGAGCGAGCCTAATGCGCGGACCACCGACGCTCGGCTCGAAGAAGCGGCGGGGCTGGCCGAGGCGATCAGTCTCGATGTCGCTGACCGTGTGTACTTTCGCATCCGCCAGCCGCGTCCCGCTACCTTGTTCGGCAAGGGGCAAGTGGAAGAGATTGCGGCACGCGCCGAGGCGGCCGAGGCCAAGGTACTGGTGGTCGATGCCGCTCTAACCCCAGTGCAGCAGAAGAACCTCGAAGATGGGACTAAAGCCAAGGTCATCGACCGCACCGGCCTGATCCTCGAAATCTTCGGCGAGCGTGCGGCGACCGCCGAAGGCCGGCTTCAGGTCGAGCTCGCCCATCTCGACTATCAGGCGGGGAGGCTGGTGCGCAGCTGGACCCACCTCGAACGGCAGCGCGGCGGCTTCGGCTTTCTTGGCGGGCCTGGCGAAACCCAGATCGAGGCCGACCGCCGCCTGATCCGCGACCGGATGGCACGGATCCGCAAGGAACTGGAGCAGGTGAAGCGCACCCGCGCACTGCACCGCGACCGCCGCAAGCGTGCGCCGTGGCCGGTGATCGCGCTGGTCGGCTATACCAATGCGGGCAAATCGACGCTGTTCAACCGGCTGACGAAGGCGGCCGTGCTGGCCGAAGACCTGCTCTTCGCGACGCTCGATCCGACCATGCGCGAGATCCAGCTGCCGGGGTTCGACAAGGCGATTTTGTCCGACACGGTGGGGTTCGTTTCCAATCTTCCGACCGAACTGGTCGCGGCCTTTCGGGCAACATTGGAAGAAGTGGCTTCGGCCGACCTCATTCTTCACGTCCGAGATATCCATCACCCGGACAGCGACGCTCAGAAGACCGATGTCGAACAGGTGCTGACCAGCCTTGGGCTTGGGGAAGGGGACGGGGGCCCGCCCCGGCTGGAGGTATGGAATAAGATAGACCTGCTGGGCGGTGACGATCAGGAAGCGGTGCTGAACGAGGCCGCGCGGCGTGACGATGTGGTGACGCTCTCGGCGTTGAGCGGGGAGGGGACGGACGGCCTGTTCACGCGGATGGGTCAAATGCTGCGCGAAGGCGCCAGTGTGCATCATCTGCGGCTGCCGGCGGGGGATGGCCAGCGGATCGCCTGGCTGCATCGCAGCGGCGAGGTTCTGGACAGCCGTTCCGAAGGGGACGAGATGTTCTTGGCGGTGCGCCTGTCGCCCGAAAACTGGCAGCGCTGGCAGTCGCTCTAG
- a CDS encoding tRNA (cytidine(34)-2'-O)-methyltransferase has translation MRIALFEPEIAGNVGAVLRLGACMGVAVDLIEPMGFAWDDRRVRRTAMDYIDHVDIVRHASWEDFHAAHAASRLTLFSSKAAQSPYGHVFDAEDILLFGKESAGVPPHVAECCKVRLRIPMRSDVRSLNLATSAALAVVEALRQTGQLPPL, from the coding sequence GTGCGGATTGCGCTTTTTGAGCCGGAAATTGCCGGCAACGTCGGCGCGGTCCTTCGACTTGGCGCCTGCATGGGTGTGGCGGTGGACCTGATCGAGCCGATGGGATTTGCCTGGGACGACCGCCGCGTCCGGCGCACGGCGATGGACTATATCGATCATGTCGACATTGTCAGGCACGCCAGCTGGGAAGATTTCCATGCCGCGCATGCCGCCTCACGCCTGACCCTGTTTTCGAGCAAGGCTGCGCAATCGCCTTACGGCCATGTCTTCGATGCCGAAGATATCCTGTTGTTCGGCAAGGAAAGTGCCGGCGTTCCTCCGCATGTCGCCGAGTGCTGCAAGGTCCGCCTGCGCATTCCAATGCGCTCCGACGTCCGCTCGCTTAATCTCGCAACCTCCGCTGCCCTGGCGGTTGTCGAAGCGCTTCGCCAGACAGGGCAATTGCCGCCGCTCTAG
- the mazG gene encoding nucleoside triphosphate pyrophosphohydrolase, which yields MTKPTDHLTQPDAAPALLRLMTIMARLRDPVSGCEWDKMQSFETIAPYTIEEAYEVADAIQRGDLGELKDELGDLALQIVFHAQMATEAGHFTLAEVLDGISDKMERRHPHIFGDDPTGGHHRWEEIKAAERAAKADDPSVLGGIALALPALERAAKLQKRAARTGFDWPDIDGPRAKILEELEEVSSAATDEHREEEIGDLLFAVVNLARFLKINPEEALRKGNAKFERRFRAIEQAPGFGDMTLEEQERLWTEQKAR from the coding sequence ATGACCAAGCCCACTGATCATCTCACACAGCCCGACGCTGCGCCAGCCTTGCTGAGGCTCATGACGATCATGGCTCGGCTGCGCGATCCGGTTTCCGGATGCGAATGGGACAAGATGCAGAGCTTCGAGACCATCGCGCCCTATACGATCGAGGAAGCCTATGAGGTCGCGGACGCGATCCAGCGCGGCGATCTTGGCGAGCTGAAAGACGAACTGGGCGATCTCGCGCTGCAGATCGTCTTTCACGCGCAGATGGCGACCGAAGCCGGCCATTTCACTCTTGCCGAAGTCCTCGATGGAATCAGCGACAAGATGGAGCGCCGCCACCCGCACATCTTCGGCGACGATCCCACCGGCGGCCATCACCGCTGGGAAGAAATCAAGGCGGCCGAGCGCGCGGCAAAGGCTGACGATCCCAGCGTGCTAGGCGGCATTGCCTTGGCCCTGCCGGCGCTGGAACGCGCGGCCAAGCTTCAGAAGCGTGCCGCCCGGACAGGCTTCGACTGGCCCGACATCGACGGTCCGCGTGCCAAAATCCTTGAAGAGCTGGAGGAAGTATCATCCGCCGCGACCGACGAGCATCGCGAAGAAGAAATCGGCGACCTGCTCTTCGCTGTTGTGAACCTCGCACGCTTTCTCAAGATCAATCCCGAAGAGGCTTTGCGTAAGGGCAATGCCAAATTCGAACGGCGCTTCCGCGCGATCGAACAAGCGCCCGGATTTGGCGACATGACGCTTGAAGAACAGGAACGTCTCTGGACCGAGCAGAAGGCGCGCTGA
- a CDS encoding retropepsin-like aspartic protease family protein has product MITNDIHLGGLYLLMAAMLIAGALIGRRAPLAKGMTSILAFVVIFGAGFIVFSFRDDLNYVVQRLEAEATGKPVQLAGDIIRVPIAVDGHFWIQAEVNGVPVDFLVDSGATMTTIGRKTAALAGIAVSDGRNQVVRTGNGLIRVATGRAQTVSVGDIERRNVRMFVADGDELNVLGMNYLTSLRRWSVEGRWLVLES; this is encoded by the coding sequence GTGATCACCAACGATATCCATCTGGGCGGTCTTTACCTGCTGATGGCCGCCATGCTGATCGCCGGCGCCTTGATCGGGCGGCGCGCGCCGTTGGCGAAGGGCATGACGTCGATCCTGGCCTTCGTGGTGATCTTCGGCGCCGGTTTCATCGTCTTCAGCTTCCGCGATGACCTGAACTATGTGGTGCAGCGGCTCGAGGCCGAAGCGACAGGCAAGCCGGTGCAGCTCGCCGGCGACATAATTCGCGTGCCGATCGCGGTGGACGGGCATTTCTGGATCCAGGCCGAGGTCAACGGCGTGCCGGTCGATTTCCTGGTCGACAGCGGCGCGACCATGACAACCATCGGCCGCAAGACCGCGGCATTGGCCGGCATCGCGGTCAGCGACGGCCGCAATCAGGTGGTCCGTACCGGCAACGGGCTGATCCGGGTCGCGACCGGACGGGCGCAGACGGTATCGGTCGGCGATATCGAGCGCCGCAACGTCCGTATGTTCGTAGCCGACGGCGACGAGCTCAACGTGCTCGGCATGAATTATCTGACGAGCCTGCGCCGCTGGAGTGTCGAAGGGCGGTGGCTGGTGCTGGAAAGCTAA